In Leptolyngbya sp. SIO1E4, one DNA window encodes the following:
- the clpS gene encoding ATP-dependent Clp protease adapter ClpS, which yields MAVSTLVMPRATSASPTLAPEKTGQVTRKPYPNYKIIVLNDDFNTFQHVAECLMKYVPSMSSDRAWKLTNQIHNEGQATVWVGPLEQAELYHSQLSRAGLTMAPLEQA from the coding sequence ATGGCAGTCTCTACTTTAGTCATGCCGCGGGCAACCTCTGCATCTCCGACACTGGCCCCCGAAAAGACTGGTCAAGTTACGCGCAAACCCTATCCGAACTACAAAATTATTGTGTTGAATGATGATTTCAACACGTTTCAGCATGTGGCAGAATGCCTCATGAAATATGTGCCAAGCATGTCTAGCGATCGCGCTTGGAAGCTGACCAACCAGATTCATAATGAAGGACAAGCGACCGTTTGGGTGGGGCCATTAGAGCAGGCTGAGCTATACCATAGCCAACTTAGCCGAGCTGGGTTAACCATGGCCCCTTTAGAGCAGGCCTGA
- a CDS encoding metal-binding protein encodes MGKPSQGRLVWNHSTHLPGLISVLETLLVQESQIRTVTPGRLSAVRSHAPQLRVKVSVSIRGGYKLIARKGKSAQEVFVLTTLEHAQLENALEQAIKSRRHL; translated from the coding sequence TTGGGCAAGCCAAGTCAGGGACGGCTGGTTTGGAATCATTCAACCCATCTCCCTGGGTTAATTTCTGTGTTGGAAACATTACTCGTGCAGGAGAGCCAGATCCGAACGGTTACACCAGGCCGTCTCTCTGCTGTTCGCAGCCATGCGCCTCAGCTCAGGGTGAAGGTGTCTGTCTCTATTCGAGGGGGCTATAAGTTGATTGCCCGTAAGGGAAAATCAGCCCAGGAAGTTTTTGTGTTGACAACACTAGAGCACGCGCAGCTAGAGAATGCCCTCGAACAGGCAATCAAATCGAGGCGGCATTTGTGA